The following are encoded in a window of Rhizobium sp. 11515TR genomic DNA:
- the galE gene encoding UDP-glucose 4-epimerase GalE: MTVLVTGGAGYIGSHMVWRLLDAGEDVVVLDCLSTGFRWAVPPAARFYLGDVADEALLKTIFAENDIEAIIHFAGSAVVPMSIEDPLAYYENNTGKTRALMSAAVRTGIRHFVFSSTAAVYGQQPADRPVSEDVPLRPESPYGQSKLMSELMLRDAAAAYDFRYVALRYFNVAGADPEGRVGQSTDGASHLIKVACEAALGRRRQVDIYGTDYPTHDGTGVRDYIHVSDLVEAHLVALHHLRDGGRSLVANCGYGQGYSVLDVLNMVMRVHGRAFRIHMAPRRAGDMASIVADATLARRELGWTPKYNSLEMIVRSSLDWELRLAERAGFDAAGVNRVYAAPSML, from the coding sequence ATGACTGTCTTGGTGACGGGCGGAGCCGGATATATCGGCAGCCACATGGTCTGGAGATTGCTTGACGCGGGCGAGGACGTTGTCGTCCTCGATTGCCTTTCCACAGGCTTTCGCTGGGCGGTGCCACCCGCGGCCCGCTTCTATCTCGGCGATGTCGCTGACGAGGCGCTGCTCAAGACGATTTTCGCCGAGAACGATATAGAAGCCATCATCCATTTCGCTGGCTCTGCCGTCGTGCCGATGTCGATCGAGGACCCTCTTGCCTATTACGAAAACAACACCGGCAAGACCCGCGCCCTGATGAGCGCCGCCGTCAGGACCGGCATCCGCCATTTCGTCTTCTCGTCCACCGCTGCCGTCTATGGTCAGCAGCCCGCGGACAGACCGGTTAGCGAAGATGTGCCGTTGCGGCCTGAATCCCCCTATGGCCAATCCAAGCTGATGTCCGAGCTGATGCTGCGCGATGCCGCCGCGGCCTATGATTTCCGCTATGTGGCGCTGCGTTACTTCAATGTCGCCGGCGCCGATCCAGAGGGAAGGGTTGGGCAATCGACCGACGGTGCCAGTCATCTCATCAAGGTCGCCTGCGAGGCGGCTCTTGGCCGCCGCCGCCAGGTAGATATCTACGGCACGGATTATCCGACGCATGACGGTACCGGCGTTCGTGATTACATCCACGTCAGCGACCTCGTCGAGGCGCATCTCGTGGCTTTGCACCATCTGCGCGATGGCGGCCGCTCGCTGGTTGCCAATTGCGGCTATGGCCAGGGCTATTCGGTTCTGGACGTGCTCAACATGGTCATGCGCGTCCATGGCCGCGCCTTCCGCATCCACATGGCTCCGCGGCGCGCCGGCGATATGGCCAGTATCGTCGCCGATGCGACGCTTGCTCGTCGCGAATTGGGATGGACGCCGAAATACAATAGTCTGGAAATGATCGTGCGCTCCTCGCTGGACTGGGAGCTTCGCCTTGCAGAACGTGCGGGCTTCGATGCCGCCGGCGTCAACAGGGTCTACGCCGCTCCAAGTATGCTATAA
- a CDS encoding LysR family transcriptional regulator, whose amino-acid sequence MKRTPHFTWDDLQFFLAVARTGQLSTAARQLRSSHATVSRRIDRLEFALKVKLFERNPRGYMLTSMGQRFVDTAEHMEQETERLRADLSAGSAAQRGVVRISAPEGFSNFFFTGVLPEFTAKHPNISLELITIQQIMSLSRKEADIVVVLDPPKAGPYFTEKLTDYHLQVYGSRDYLARHPPIESRNDLPDFAFIGYIEDMIFAPGLDYLDDVHPRIRPQFQSSSIFAQLTATKNGQGLCVLPFFIAGKHPDLQVVLPHEVDLRRHYWITCHRDLRQSPRVRTVIDFLAEAVRKNAPAFLGPWRRPES is encoded by the coding sequence ATGAAGCGCACGCCGCACTTTACCTGGGACGATCTGCAGTTCTTCCTCGCCGTTGCGCGAACGGGGCAGCTTTCCACCGCGGCGCGACAATTGCGCAGCAGCCATGCCACGGTTTCGCGCCGTATCGACCGGCTGGAATTCGCCTTGAAGGTCAAGCTCTTCGAGCGCAATCCGCGCGGCTACATGCTGACCAGCATGGGACAGCGCTTCGTCGATACCGCCGAACATATGGAGCAGGAGACGGAACGTCTGCGCGCTGATCTTTCCGCGGGATCGGCAGCGCAACGGGGTGTCGTGCGCATCAGCGCGCCGGAGGGTTTTTCAAACTTCTTCTTCACCGGCGTGCTGCCGGAATTCACCGCGAAACACCCGAATATTTCGTTGGAGCTGATCACCATCCAGCAGATCATGTCGCTCTCGCGCAAGGAAGCCGATATCGTCGTGGTGCTCGACCCGCCAAAGGCTGGTCCCTACTTCACCGAGAAACTGACGGACTACCATCTGCAGGTCTATGGATCGCGCGACTACCTTGCCCGCCATCCACCGATCGAAAGCCGCAACGATCTGCCTGACTTCGCCTTCATCGGCTATATCGAGGATATGATTTTTGCGCCGGGACTGGATTATCTCGATGACGTCCATCCGCGCATCAGGCCGCAGTTCCAGAGCTCAAGCATCTTCGCGCAGCTGACGGCGACCAAGAATGGCCAGGGGCTCTGCGTGCTGCCATTCTTCATTGCCGGCAAGCACCCTGATCTGCAGGTGGTCCTGCCGCATGAGGTGGATCTCAGGCGCCACTACTGGATCACCTGCCACCGCGATCTGCGCCAATCGCCACGCGTGCGCACTGTCATCGACTTTCTCGCGGAAGCCGTGCGCAAGAATGCGCCGGCCTTTCTAGGCCCATGGAGACGCCCGGAAAGCTGA
- a CDS encoding ABC transporter substrate-binding protein: MRKSLIASLTFLLAASTAAFAAGPSDGVVKIGILNDQSGVYADFGGKSSVAAAKMAAEDFGGKVLGVPIEIVDADHQNKPDIASNIARQWYDQDKVDAIMELTTSSVALAVQAVAKEKKKIDIVTGAATTDLTGKQCSPYGFHWAYDTHALAVGTGGALVKQGGDTWFFLTADYAFGYSLEQQTSDFVKASGGKVLGSVRHPLSTNDFSSFLLQAQSSGAKVIGLANAGLDTSNAIKQASEFGITQGGQHLAALLFTLAEVHGLGLQAAQGLTLTEGYYWNLDDKSREFGKRFFARTGKMPNMIHAGTYSAVMQYLKAVQKAGTDDTDAVAKQLHDMPVDDFFGRGGTVGANGRMIHDMYLLQVKKPEESKEPWDYFNVLATIPGKEAYIDPAKSGCDLVKQ, encoded by the coding sequence ATGCGAAAGAGTCTTATTGCGTCCCTTACGTTTCTGCTTGCAGCCAGCACCGCGGCTTTCGCCGCTGGCCCGTCCGATGGTGTCGTCAAGATCGGCATTCTCAACGACCAGTCCGGCGTCTATGCGGATTTCGGCGGCAAGTCGTCGGTAGCGGCCGCCAAGATGGCTGCCGAGGATTTCGGCGGCAAAGTGCTGGGCGTGCCGATCGAGATCGTCGACGCCGATCACCAGAACAAGCCCGATATCGCCTCCAACATCGCCCGTCAGTGGTATGATCAGGACAAGGTCGACGCCATCATGGAGCTGACGACCTCTTCGGTCGCGCTCGCCGTGCAGGCGGTCGCCAAGGAAAAGAAGAAAATCGATATCGTCACGGGCGCCGCGACCACCGATCTCACCGGCAAGCAATGCTCGCCCTATGGCTTCCATTGGGCCTATGATACGCATGCCCTGGCCGTCGGTACCGGCGGCGCGCTCGTCAAGCAGGGTGGCGACACCTGGTTCTTCCTAACCGCGGACTATGCTTTCGGCTACTCGCTCGAGCAGCAGACCAGCGATTTCGTCAAGGCAAGCGGCGGTAAGGTGCTCGGCTCCGTCCGCCATCCGCTGTCGACTAATGACTTCTCGTCCTTCCTGCTGCAGGCACAGTCGTCTGGCGCCAAGGTTATTGGCCTTGCCAATGCCGGCCTCGACACCTCGAATGCCATCAAGCAAGCCTCGGAATTCGGCATCACCCAGGGTGGCCAGCATCTGGCGGCACTGCTCTTTACGCTCGCCGAAGTCCACGGCCTTGGCCTGCAGGCGGCGCAGGGCCTGACGCTGACGGAAGGCTATTACTGGAACCTCGACGACAAGAGCCGCGAATTCGGCAAGCGCTTCTTTGCCCGCACCGGCAAAATGCCGAACATGATCCATGCTGGCACCTATTCCGCCGTGATGCAGTATCTGAAAGCCGTGCAGAAGGCCGGCACGGATGACACCGACGCTGTTGCCAAGCAGCTGCATGATATGCCTGTTGATGATTTCTTCGGCCGCGGCGGTACGGTCGGCGCCAACGGCCGCATGATCCATGACATGTATCTGCTTCAGGTCAAAAAGCCGGAAGAAAGCAAGGAGCCGTGGGATTACTTCAACGTGCTGGCGACGATCCCCGGCAAGGAAGCCTATATCGATCCGGCCAAGAGCGGCTGCGACCTCGTCAAGCAATAG
- a CDS encoding ABC transporter ATP-binding protein produces the protein MAMSATHAHEEPRVVLSARGLRRDFGGFTAVKNVDLDVHHAQVHALIGPNGAGKTTVFNLLTKFLQPTHGTITLLGTDITKTRPDKVARMGLVRSFQISAVFPHLTVLDNVRVALQRPNNLAHQFWRPLSALDSLNARAEQLIASVGLSKERNAIAADLSYGRKRVLEIATTLALDPKVLLLDEPMAGMGLEDVNTVSAIIRDVARDRAVLMVEHNLSVVADICHHVTVLQRGEILAQGDYATVSRDPRVREAYMGTEEA, from the coding sequence ATGGCGATGTCCGCGACACATGCGCATGAAGAGCCCCGGGTGGTTTTGTCCGCTCGGGGACTGCGCCGCGATTTCGGTGGCTTCACCGCCGTCAAGAATGTCGATCTCGACGTACATCACGCGCAGGTTCACGCTCTGATCGGCCCGAACGGCGCCGGCAAGACGACGGTTTTTAATCTCCTGACCAAATTCCTGCAGCCAACGCACGGCACGATCACGCTGCTCGGCACCGATATTACCAAGACGAGGCCCGACAAGGTCGCGCGCATGGGTCTCGTGCGCTCCTTCCAGATTTCCGCTGTTTTCCCGCATCTGACGGTGCTGGACAATGTGCGGGTCGCCTTGCAGCGGCCAAACAATCTCGCCCACCAGTTCTGGCGGCCGCTATCCGCTCTCGACAGTCTCAATGCCCGCGCCGAACAGCTCATCGCCTCAGTCGGTCTCTCGAAGGAGCGCAATGCCATCGCTGCCGATCTTTCCTACGGCCGCAAGCGCGTGCTGGAGATCGCAACGACGCTCGCGCTCGATCCGAAGGTGCTGCTGCTCGACGAACCGATGGCAGGCATGGGGCTGGAGGACGTGAACACCGTCTCCGCCATCATCCGCGATGTTGCGCGCGACAGGGCTGTGCTCATGGTCGAGCACAATCTCTCGGTCGTTGCCGATATCTGCCATCATGTCACGGTGCTGCAGCGCGGCGAGATCCTGGCCCAGGGCGATTATGCGACGGTCAGCCGGGACCCGCGTGTCCGCGAAGCCTATATGGGCACGGAGGAGGCTTGA
- a CDS encoding ABC transporter ATP-binding protein, whose amino-acid sequence MAPLLDVQGLNAWYGESHILHGVDMRVGEGETVTILGRNGVGKTTTLRTIVGIVRARKGRITLAGNDMMQVPLHKTAHQGIGFVPEERGIFSTLSVYENLMLPPVVAAGGMTLDEIFELFPNLHERRNSVGTRLSGGEQQMLAMARILRTGVRMLLLDEPTEGLAPVIVQRIGEVLQKLKSRGMTILLVEQNFRFASRIADRFYVMDHGQMVSEFPVGELTERMDMLHKVLGV is encoded by the coding sequence ATGGCGCCGCTTCTTGACGTTCAGGGCCTCAATGCCTGGTATGGCGAAAGCCATATCCTGCATGGCGTCGACATGCGTGTGGGCGAGGGGGAAACCGTCACCATCCTCGGCCGCAACGGCGTCGGCAAGACGACGACGCTGCGCACCATCGTTGGCATCGTTCGTGCCCGCAAGGGCAGGATCACACTTGCCGGCAACGACATGATGCAGGTGCCGCTGCACAAGACGGCACATCAGGGCATTGGTTTCGTGCCGGAAGAGCGCGGCATCTTCTCGACACTCAGCGTCTATGAAAACCTGATGTTGCCGCCGGTCGTGGCAGCAGGAGGCATGACACTCGACGAGATCTTCGAGCTGTTTCCTAACCTGCATGAGCGGCGCAATAGCGTCGGCACAAGGCTTTCCGGCGGCGAGCAGCAGATGCTTGCCATGGCCCGCATCCTGCGCACCGGCGTCCGCATGCTACTGCTCGACGAGCCGACGGAAGGTCTTGCGCCCGTCATCGTCCAGCGCATCGGTGAAGTCCTGCAGAAGTTGAAAAGCCGCGGCATGACCATCTTGCTTGTCGAGCAGAATTTCCGCTTCGCCAGCCGCATTGCCGATCGCTTCTATGTGATGGATCACGGCCAGATGGTCTCGGAATTTCCGGTCGGCGAACTCACAGAGCGCATGGATATGCTGCACAAGGTTCTGGGGGTCTGA
- a CDS encoding branched-chain amino acid ABC transporter permease, producing MTTIFGIPAQALLGQLLIGLINGSFYALLSLGLAIIFGMLRVINFAHGALYMLGAFTAYLLFAYAGIGYWPALVLAPLIVGLFGALVERLCLRRLYKIDPLYGLLFTFGMALTIEGTFRYLYGSSGQPYAVPTELAGAKNIGFMFLPVYRGWVVIASLVVCIGTWLLIEKTKLGAYLRAATENSTLVQVFGVNVPVLLTLTYGFGVALAAFAGVLAAPIYQVSPLMGSNMIIIVFAVVVVGGMGSIMGAIVTGYMLGIAEGLTKVFYPEASNIVIFVIMAIVLLLRPAGLFGREA from the coding sequence ATGACGACGATATTCGGCATCCCCGCCCAGGCGCTTCTCGGTCAATTGCTGATCGGCCTCATCAACGGTTCCTTCTATGCGCTGCTGAGCCTCGGCTTGGCGATCATCTTCGGCATGTTGCGGGTCATCAACTTCGCCCATGGCGCGCTCTATATGCTTGGTGCCTTCACCGCCTATCTCTTATTTGCCTATGCCGGTATCGGCTATTGGCCGGCCCTCGTTCTGGCACCGCTGATCGTCGGCCTGTTCGGGGCGCTGGTCGAGCGGCTCTGCCTGCGGCGGCTCTATAAGATCGATCCGCTCTACGGGTTGCTCTTCACCTTCGGCATGGCCCTGACCATCGAAGGAACCTTCCGCTATCTCTACGGTTCCTCCGGCCAGCCCTATGCCGTGCCGACGGAATTGGCGGGGGCGAAAAATATCGGCTTCATGTTCCTGCCCGTCTATCGCGGCTGGGTGGTCATTGCCTCGCTGGTCGTCTGCATCGGCACCTGGCTGCTGATCGAAAAGACCAAGCTTGGCGCTTATCTGCGCGCCGCGACCGAGAATTCCACGCTTGTCCAGGTTTTCGGCGTCAATGTGCCGGTGCTCCTGACACTGACCTATGGTTTCGGCGTCGCGCTTGCCGCCTTTGCCGGCGTGTTGGCCGCACCGATCTATCAGGTTTCGCCGCTGATGGGCTCGAACATGATCATCATCGTCTTCGCCGTCGTGGTCGTCGGCGGCATGGGCTCGATCATGGGGGCGATCGTCACAGGCTATATGCTCGGGATCGCCGAGGGCCTGACCAAGGTCTTCTATCCGGAAGCCTCCAACATCGTCATCTTCGTCATCATGGCAATCGTGCTGCTTCTGAGGCCCGCGGGCCTCTTCGGTCGGGAGGCGTGA